The genomic window TTTTCCGGGATTCAAGGCTATTTGGTGCAAAAAGTAGGGCAACAAATTACCGCAGACATTCGAGACGATTTATTTGAGCGCGTTACCTCTTTGGCGGTACGTTTTTTTGATCGCACTCCCGTAGGAAAATTGATCACCCGTCTTACTAGCGACGTTGAAGCGTTGGGAGATGTCTTTACAACAGGGGCGATTGGGATTGTCAGCGATATATTTTCTATGCTGGTAATCATTGTATTTATGTTTCGGGAGCAATGGCAATTAGCTTTGATGCTGGTGTTGATGTTATTGCCAATTACCGGGTTAATTGTTTACTTTCAGCAGCAGTACCGCAAAGCAAACTACAAAGCTAGAGAAGAATTATCAGCGCTCAACTCTACTTTGCAAGAAAATATAGTTGGCATTAATGTAGTGCAGTTGTTTCGCCGGGAAAGATTCAACGCCGAGTTGTTTCGCACTACCAACCAGCGCTATATCAAAGAAGTAGATGTAACTATTTTTAATGATTCCGCCGTATCGGCAACTTTAGAATGGATTGCTTTAGTGGCGATCGCTGCCGTACTCTGGTTAGGTGGAATATTTATCTTGCGTCAACAGTTAGATATTGGGCGTTTATCCACGTTTATCTTATTTGCACAACGATTATTTGACCCTTTGCGCCAGTTTGCCGAAAAATTCACCGCTATTCAAGCAGGTTTTACCGCCGTAGAGCGAGTTAGCGATATTTTAGACGAGCCGATTGAGATTAGAGATCCTGAAAAAGGGAAAAGTGCGAAGTCATCTATGATATCTATGGGCGAAATTCGCTTTGAAAATGTCTGGTTTGCCTACAAAGACGACGATTACATCATTAAAGACTTAAGCTTTACAATTAATCCTGGCGAAAAGATTGCTTTAGTTGGGCCCACCGGAGCGGGGAAAAGCTCAATTATTCGTCTCCTCTGTCGCCTGTACGAACCTAGTCGGGGACGTATTTTGGTAGATGGGGTAGATGTAAGAGATTTGCCACAATCCGAGCTACGCCGTCGTATGGGGGTAATTTTACAAGAAGGTTTCTTATTTGCGGGTGATGTGAAAAGTAACATTACCTTGGGTGATACCTACACAATGGATGAAATTCGCGCCGCCGCCCAAAAAACCAATGTAGACAAGTTTATCGAACAATTACCCCAAACCTACGATACTCAGCTAAGAGAGCGGGGGACAAACCTTTCTAGCGGTCAAAAACAGCTACTAGCCTTTGCACGGGCGGCTATTCGCAATCCACCAATATTAGTATTAGATGAAGCAACAGCGAGTTTAGATGTGGGTACAGAAGCATTAATTCAAGACGCGCTAGATAAATTGCTAATTGGACGCACTGCGATCGTTATTGCTCACCGTCTCTCTACTATTCGCAATGTAGATCGAATTTTTGTATTGAAACGCGGACAATTAATCGAGTCAGGTACTCATGAGGAATTGTTGCAACAAGGGGGACTATACGCCAGCTTGCATAACCTGCAAATGTTTGGTAGTTAGTTTATATGTCATAATATCTAAAATATGACATCGTTTAATGAATATGACAGAAGCAATAGTCCGTATCAATGAGCAAGGTAGAGTTGTCATACCAGTAAATTTACGTCAGGAATTGGGTTTAGTTACTGGCTCAAAGTTGATAGTTCGCTTAGAGGGTAAAAAAATTGTTTTAGAGCAGCCAGAGGATGTTTTTAGGCGGTTGCGTTCTACTTTTAATTCTCCCACCTCTTTAGTAGATGAATTAATTGAGGAGCGACGTACAGAGGCAAAAAATGAGTAATTATGTTTTAGATGCCTCAGCAATTTTAGCCTTGCTCAATAATGAACCAGGGGCGGATATAGTACAAGCAGTTTTGAATAATGAAACTTGTATCATGTCTGCGGTAAACTGGTCGGAAGTAGCAAAAAAATTGTCCGACAAAGGTTTAGCCATAGAGCCAGTAGCTCAAACTTTAAAAGGGCTTGGTTTAGAATTTCAAAACTTTGACTACAACCAAGCCGTTGCTACAGCTAGTCTTCAAGCTCCTGCTTTATCTCTTGGCGACCGAGCGTGTTTGTCATTAGCTCAATTATTGGGATTCGTAGCATTAAGTGGCGATCGCCTTTGGCAAACTTACAATCTAGGTATTTCTATTCAACTTATTCGCCCTTAAAGCCTATTTTGGCGTGAAAATGATTCTGCATGGTTTCAAAACCAATACAACATCTGGTTGCCACAATTGGTACATCTAACCAACAACATCTAGCAACTAGGCAATTTGAGCCATGTTTGTATATTCAGTCAACAACTCATCATAGGTAAGGCTATCGGTTTCTACTTGAGGACTCCAGATTAATTCAAACATCATCAAATAGTCCGATCGCATTGAACCTACTTTGTTTAAAGTTGTTGTTAAAGCTTCTATTGTGCGAACTTCTGTAAATAATGGGCGATCGCCTGCTGTGCCAATAATTAAAGTAACGATAATGTAGTCTGCGGAACTTTCTTCAAAGTTAGAAGTTACGGGTTTTTGTTTTCTAAGCCCATTATGTTAATTTTTATACCAAGTTTCTTACTATTGTAGATAAAAGTTGGATTATATCAGTAACAAATATTACACACCACAAAGGTGTAAATTTAGCCATGAATAAATATCACCAATTAGTTGTCAGCCTAGGTGTGCTAACAGTTTTAGGGCAAGAAACAGCACTGGGGCAAAATAGAGATGAGGCAGTAATACTAAAGGGACAGCAACAACAATTGTCTACCGAAGCAATAAAAAATGCTGCACCTCATAAAAATTATCTATCACCATTAAATCTTCCTAATCTAGCTCCCACAAGCGAAGCAGAATTTAGACAAAATTCTGCTTCGCCTGGGATAAGTTCCCAAGCAAAAATTCCTAATAATAATTTAATAAATAGTTCTACTTCTACTTCTACTCCTAGGGCTTTTGGTTCCTATGGGGTACCCTATACTTCCAAAAGGGTATCTCATTTTCCAACTTCCGTTGTAAGCTCCAATGCTAATGGTTACCTAAGTGCTACTTATCCTTATAGTACTATGGGAAGATTGGCTTTTAGTGTAGGCACTAATAATGCTCATTGTTCGGCTACACTAATTCGTCGAAGTATAATTGTTACTGCTGCCCATTGTATTCAAGGGTTTGGTAGTGGTAGTAGCATCTATTCAAACTTTACCTTTGTACCCTCTTATTATAATGCCATAGCTCCTTATGGAAGTTGGAGTTGGTTATCTTTAGTAAGACCATCTTCTTGGGCTAATGGAACAGATACCGGAAGTGGTGCAGCAAGAAATAATGATCTAGCAGTAATTGCCATACGCAAAAACTCCGCAGGTCAATTTATTGGAGACATAACAGGATATATGAATTATGGTTGGAACAACTACTCTTTTACTACTTCTAGTCGTACAGGTAATATCCCCATTGCTGCTATTACAACCACAGGATATCCAGGATTATTAGATTTAGGTCGAATAATGCAAAGGTCTGATGGACCAGGTTATTTAACTACAATTAGTAGTGCTAAACAAATTTATCAAGGTAGTAATTTTACTGGAGGATCTAGTGGTGGAGCCTGGGTAACTAATTTTGGATATCAGTCTCCTGCTTTTTCTGGTGGTGCATCTGCTGGAAATTCTTCTGTGCCTAACGTAATTGTCGGTGTTACTTCCTGGGGTGCTAGCGATCCAAATTTACCCAAAGATAATTACTCTTCTCAATTTGGACAAAATACTCAGTATCCTTTAGCTACCTACGGTACTCGTGGTGCTGGTAATATAGCTTCAATACTTAACACACTATGCTCTTCTACTCCTTCTGGCAGTACTCAAACTCTCCAACAACAAGGTTACTGTAATTAAATGATTTCTTATTCTTGGAACCAGGAATAAGAAATAGGAGTCTATAAAATTATAAATAGCTCTGTAAAAATTATGCGAAAACTTTTTTTAATCCCATCAATTATCATGGGAATCATTTTAAGTTCTGGTGCTAGTTTATTAGCCTGTAATTCCAAATCTATGAATTTAGAAAATTCTTCTTGGATTCTTAAAAATTGGGATAATCAAGGTTCTATTGTAGAACCTGAATCGAAAATATATCTAAGCTTTAAAAATAATCAAATAAATGGCTCTGGGGGCTGTAATAATTTTGGTGGTACTTATAAAATAGTTGATAATAAACTTATTGTAGAATCATTTGGTGCAACTAGAATAGCCTGCAACCCCCTGATAATGAATCAGGAATCTCAACTTTTTTCTGCACTCCAATCTTTAGGTCGTGTTAACTTTAATACTTCCGGTAGCCTAGTATTGCATACTAATACAAGTGTATTTTACTTTAATCCTAATAAAATTAATTAGATATTGTCAGCATTATAAAATAGAGGAATAAAAATAGGCGTTGCTGAAACAAGGTAGGAAAATGATTTTACGAAATCTTTAAACCAATGCTAGAGACGTTGCAGTACAACGTCTCTACAGCGATTCTTAAGTATGTGATTATACTTAGGTTTCTAAACTGTCAAATTGAGAGCCGGAATTTGGCGTTGCTAAAGACTTAATGATTTAAAGGTACAGTGCGATCGCACTCATATCTACTCAATCCCGTCACACGAAAATTGCACAGATTAAATCGCTACCAAGGACTACCAACAATTGTAAAAGCTGACCAATAATAAGGATGAGCTAAATTTCGTTTTCCCAAATCTGTAAGTTGAGGAGGGAGTTTAATATTACCTCTAACCGTCCGCAACTGACCTTTTTCTAAACGTACTTGTCCTCTAATCATCGCTATTTGCGCCTGTCTTAAAGCTTCGGCTTTAGTTGGCGATGTTCTTAACTGCGGATATAGTTGGGACATTAAGGCTAAAGTCCCTTCATCACTGACAAACCACAAACTAGCTATAGCTGATTTGACCCCCGCACCCACCGCTAACCCCGCAAAACCTAATTCTGCATCGCGATCGCCTATAGCTGTCTCGCAAGCGCTTAATACTAATAATTCTACAGGGATTTTTTGCCAACCTAACTGTCTGATTTGGTTTAGCTGCAACCTTGTATTCCAAAATTGGACGTAGGAATTGCTTGAGGTTCCAGATTGAAAATTAGCGTGGGTTGCTAGATGAAGAACCCGAAAAGGCTGCTGTTGGAGTTGGGATTGCAGATTATTTAGGGTAAATTCTTGATTGAGAAACGATCGGTTTTGGCGGCGATTTTGGGTAACTAACGATAACTCTACCGGAACGGCGGGTAAAGAATTTTGGCTGCTAAATTCTGATGCACCCATAGCTAAAATTGGTGCATTTTTGACACTGGTGAAGGTGGCATTAGTTAATATGAAGGCAGGTATGCGCCCGATACCGTACTTTTCTACTAAAAACCTTTTGCCGTCGTGTAAAGCCGCTAGAGGCATTGTCCGCAAACCAACACCAGCACAAAACATCAGCGTGTTTATTTTCTGGGCTTTTAAGTCGGATTCAATTGGTGCGATTATCCACTGATAAAGCTGCTTAGATACTGGCAAGTAGCGGTTAGTGTTTCTTTGTGAAGGAATAGTAAGAGCATTTCTAAATTCTTGAACTTTAGCTAGTAATGCTCGATTATTAGCTTGTTTGACGCGCCTATGGATTGGTTTTCGTCCTGGAAAAATCACCACTATTTCTAGCTGCTGCTGTCCGGGAAGTAAATAGATTAAGGCGGTTTTTCTGCCTGTAGTTCGGGCTAATCTGTTTAAAGTACCAGAAATAGCGCGATCGCTAATTGTCCGATTGACAAAGTTAGTTTTAAAATAACCTTCGTATTGGTTTTCCCAAGTTGCTTCTATTTGCGGTACTGCTGCTTTTAAGTCATCGCGATTGAGCGCCCTTTCTAAAGCCGAAGTTTTATTTTGAGCCGTAGCAAAACTAGGTATATTCGGTTTTGCAAGTACCCTTTCGTTGATGCCGTAAGGGCAAGCTAAAACTAGCAATAAGCTAATGCTGGTTAATAATTTCATAAATACCTCGTTTAGGCTCAGTATAAAGTGAGGTTGCTAATTGAGAATTAATTGTTGGATTGCTTAAACATTACTATTATCAGTTGTTCCTTGATAGGATAACGTTAGCTTTGTAATGCGAGCGCCCTTGTTGGTTAATTCACTCCTTTAACTTCCGCTTTTATACTGCCCTAAAAGCCATATAAACCAGTCAGGAAGAGGCTTTTGTACAGTAGCGGCGAAGTTTTGTGGCTGCTTGCTGGGTATATTTTTGCCCGTCGCTATCCCATTATTCAATTTTGCCTAGATCACTAAAAAGTTAAGGCTTTTTAGTAACAAATTGTACTGGGCAAAGCTTATAGGCGAAAGTAAACGGGACTGACGGGGCTCGAACCCGCAACTTCCGCCGTGACAGGGCGGTGCTCTAACCAATTGAACTACAGTCCCTTATTTCAGGGCTTTACTATAATTACAGCTTTTTGAGAGTTTGTCAAATAATTGCTCAAAGCTAAAAATTAAGTATCCACTCTAGCGAGAAGATCGCTGGAAAAACTTAGATTTGCGTTTGGCGACTAATCCTGCAACTACAAGTGCTGCTAACCCTGCGGTGGCTTCTGGTTCGGGGACAGGTTCAACACTAAAAGCCAAAACTTGTGTAGACTGACTAGAGCTAAAGTTATTGTCACTAACTACGATCAAAGAGCGTTTCCCGTCAGGTAAATCGGGACCAAAAGTCAGACCTTCAATATTATCTAAAGTTATATTTAACTTATCAAAGTCCAACAAAAGTTCTTTTTTAGCAGGCTTAATATTAGTGATATCAACGGCACTTAAACTATTAATATCTCTGATATTGTCCGCACCTTCCAAAGAAACCTCGTACAATTTAATCGTGTTGCCTGCACCGACAGAAAAAGAACGCTCTAAACTAAGAAAGTGCTTATCATCAATTGCCAGTAAATCTACTAGCCCATTAGTATTAAATCCGCTTGCTGTAATTGGCGGATTAGCAACTTTATCGGTGAAGTAAAGATATTCGGCGGCGGGTTTACCAGTAACGGTATTGTAGCCAACAATCCTTGATGGACTTCCATTACTGACGGTGGCGATCGCACCATCTTGAACTAAAGCATTCTCTGTTGCCGTAAATAAATAATTTTGGCTAGGCGTTATTGTCAAGCTTTCAAAAGCTAAGTTAGTGCGAATACCGCTAGTTTGGGGAGCAGTGGGGAAATATTTGTCATCGACAGGTAAAGCTTTTAATTGCTCTCCGGTTATGGAAAACTCGTTAACAAAAGGATTTGTTAAATTTGTAGCCGTTGCATCACCCTCGGAAGAAATATATAAAATTCCCTTACTTGTTAAAGCAATTCCTTCAGGATCGAGACTTTGAGCGGGAAAATTTTGCCCGTCTTGATTTTTGAGCAAAGTTACATCTGTAAACTTGACTGCTCCTAAAGAGTTTTGCTTAAGTTCGATAGTTAGTGTATAAAATCTTGCCGGGTTGTTTTGACTGCGATCGTCTGAAATACTATAGTAAACATTTTTACTAGCATCGTAAGTAATCCCGGAAAGCCCGCCTAGCAAGGTTTGTTTTACTTGTGTATCACTAGAAAATGTGACTTCACCCAAAAAATCAATGTTTTTGATAGTGGAAGCCATGCTTGGCATCACCGTAAGGGTTGTAGCCGTAATACTGAGTAAACTAAGTATAATCAGTTTAAATAGAGGCAAAACTTGCGTAATATTGCTCATGACAATAGAGGCATCCTAATCTATGGGATTACCTTATCAAAACAAAGATAAGTAGGTATTAAAGCCAGGTTATCAAAGCGTTATTAGTTAAGAATTTTGTAAAAAACTTACAAACCAATCTTTGAGATGGCGAGTAGCGAGACAATCATCTTCGTTGTACTGGACGATCGCATCTAATAAAGTGCGATCGCCTGTTTCTAACCATTTATCGTACCAAAGTATTGATTGCGAACCGTTTGCTTCGAGGTTGCGCCATTCAAAACCCAGCCACCGCGCTAGAGTTTTTAAAGCGTAGCTTTCGGTAGGTAAAACCACTGTATGCGCTACTTGCTCGTAAATGTCGATAAATCTTGCTAGTAACACTGATATTTGCTCGTTTGGGGTGCAATAAAGTTTACCTAATCGCTTGACAGTATCCACTTCGTAGGGGCAAAAATGAAAGATTGGTGCTTGGGGATATTGTTCGACTAAATCAAGAAATTGCTGCCAAACTTTTTCTTCCTCCGCTTGACTTTCAGCCAAAAAAGCATAATATTTTTCTGTGTTAGCAATGCGATCGCAAACTAACACCCCTAACAAGTAATCTAAATTTAAGTCTGGTTGCGCTTCAATATCAAAGTAAAGTTCTATCGGCGCAATCAGAGATTCAGGATTTGGTGGTAAATATTTACTTTGCAACAAATCCCGTAAAACTGTTTGGGAGGTTGGGGTTGGCAAGGTTTGTTGAATTTCGTAAGCGTTACCAAAAGGTAAAATAATTGGGCTGTTAAGTGTTGCCGATTGAGCTTGTAAGACTAATTGCTGGGCGCTTTTGCCTTCAAAACTGGGTAAAATGTCTATTTCGTCGGGATTTGCTTTAGCAAGTGCTTCTAAGGTAACTAAATCGATGGTTTGCAAGTCACTGTAACGACTTGGGGTTACACCCGGTAAAAGGGAAAGATGTTCAGTAGCTTTGGCTTGGGCGTAACATTGAGGAAGCCAGCCGCAAAAGTTGCATTTTTGCCGAGAAATAAATACTTCAGGAATTTCTGACGAATTTAGGGTACTAATGCACTCCTCCAACGATAAGTGCATTTGCGGAATCCATTTACTCAAATTGACTTCGTAAGCATCGGTACGTCGCAGTATGAGCAAAGCTGTGGGAGGATCGAAAGACTGGGCGATCGCCAACATTTCCGCATCATAAGCCGCTACAATTTGATACTCTAACTTAGGACGCTTCCCTAACTGAATATTTGCAGAAATATAAAACCAATCGCCAAATTTGGAATGTCCTGGTTGCTTGATTAATAAATGCGGACGACTTAATAAAGTAATATTTTCCGAGTGAGGCGCTAGTATTACGCCTTTGTAAATACATTCAACGCCTTGTTTCATTAATTCAAGGGTGGCTTTTGTTCCTGCTTCCCAGTCATTTTTAGGATATTCTGGGCGAGAGTAGTTGTATTGCGCTAAGACAAATTTTTGATAAGCAAATTTTTCTTGGATTACTCTATGCAACGCATCACTAATGGGATCTCTTTGGTTAAGATCGCCGTTAGTATCTAAAAAAGCCCTTCGCTTACAGCGTTGGTATTGTAATAGGATTTCAGCATTAAGCAGCATGGCTCTAGACTAACAATAATTTACGGGCATTGTTTAATTGGGCGCAAAATTCTTGTAGAGACGTTGCATTGCCTAATTAGGCGCAAAATTTTTGTAGAGACGTTGCAATGCAACGTCTCTACACCGAAATATATAGTCGCAGCGTTAAAGTTAAAAAAGCTGTTATTTTTATTTTATGAGTATTTCTACTTCCAATTCTCAGCTTGAGTTACATAGACAACAGTTTCCGGCTTTAGCAAATAAGACTTATTTTAATTATGGTGGTCAAGGGCCAATTCCCCAATCAGCAATTGAGGCGACAAATAATGCTCAAGAATACATCCAAACTTACGGGCCATTTTCCACTAAAGTTAATAGCTGGATTGCTCAAGAAGTAGAAGAAACCAGAAAGGCGATCGCACTTGAACTAAACACTACCTCTGATACAATTACTTTAACCGAAGATGTTACAGTGGGCTGCAATATTGCCTTGTGGGGTATTGATTGGCAAAAAGGCGATCGCATTTTACTTACCGACTGCGAACATCCTGGTATTATTGCCACAGTAAGAGAAATTGGGCGCAGATTTGGGGTAAAAATCGATACTTGTCCAATTATGGCAACTTTAAACCAGGGCGATCCTGTACAAGTAATTGAGCAACATTTATTGCCGCGCACTCGCCTTGTAGTATTAAGTCATCTACTTTGGAATACCGGGCAAGTTTTACCTCTTGACAAAATAGTTAAAGTATGCAAGGCAGCTAATGTCAGAATATTAGCAGATGCAGCGCAATCGGTGGGATCTTTGCCTTTAAATTTAACTGAACTAGGTGTAGATTTTTATGCTTTTACGGGTCATAAATGGTGGTGTGGTGCGGCGGGTGTAGGCGGTTTGTACGTGCATCCAGAAGCTAGAGAGAGTTTGCAGCCTACGTTTATCGGTTGGCGGGGTATTTTGATGGATAGTAAAGGCAATCCTACAGGTTGGCAACCAGACGGACGCAGATATGAAGTAGCAACTTCAGCTTACGGACAGTATGCAGGATTAAGGGCTGCGATCGCAACTCATCAGAAATGGGGAAGTGCGGAGGAAAGATATCAGCAAATTTGTGATTTAAGCAAGTATTTGTGGCAAAAATTAACCCAAATCCCAGAAATTAAATGTTTGAAAGCTTCCCCACCAGAAGCGGGACTTGTATCTTTTCAAGTTAGCAACAATCGCCAATTGGTAGAGTTTTTAGAGGCGCAAAACATTATGACGCGGATACTACTAGATCCTGATTGCGTTCGTGCTTGCGTTCATTATCTAACATTGACATCGGAAATAGATCGATTAGTTGCAGGAATTGAGAGTTTTGTTAGCAATATTTAATTATGCCTAGACCAATTTTATATATAGCTATTACCAATCATGGTTTTGGTCATACTACCCGCGCGGCTGCGGTTGCTGCAACTATTCAAAAGCTTTATCCTGATGTATTGCTAATCATCGTTACCACTGCACCCCGTTGGTTATTAGAGTCTTACATTGAAGGAGATTTTATTTATCGTCCCCGTAGCTTTGATATTGGCGTAGTACAAGCGGATAGTTTGACAATGGATAAAGCCGCTACTTTGGAGAAATTGCAAGAAATTAAGGCAAAACAGCGCTCTCTTGTAGCTTCGGAAGTTAACTTTATTCGTCAAAATCGCGTTAGTTTAATTTTGGCTGATATTCCGCCTTTAGCTGCCGTATTTGCGAAAAATGCTGGGATTCCTTGCTGGGGAATGAGTAACTTTAGTTGGAATTTTATTTATCAAGATTGGGGAAAGGAATTTAGAGAGATTGGCGATTGGATGAGTGAATGTTATAGTCAGTGCGATCGCCTATTTCGGCTACCATTTCACGAACCGATGAGCGCCTTTAACAATATTACCGATGTTGGCTTAACGGGCGGTTCTCCTCGCTACCAAATAGACGAATTACGTACAATTTGGCAAATTACCAAACCCATAGAAAAAACAGCTTTACTAACCTTTGGTGGCTTGGGTTTGCAGCAAATCCCCTACGATAATCTTAAAAACTTTCCCGACTGGCAATTTATCAGTTTCGATGCTTCTGCGCCCAATTTACCTAATTTACTTAAAATCTCTGACCGAAAATATCGCCCAGTGGACTTAATGCCAATATGTAGCAGAGTAATTTCTAAGCCTGGTTACAGCACCTTCGCCGAAGCAGTACGTTTAGGTATTTCCATTGTGACTATGACTCGTGAAGATTTTGCGGAAGCTGCTTTGCTGTTAGAAGGAATTACAAACTATTCCCAACATCAAATTCTTACCCCATCAGAGTTTTTTCAGGGAGATTGGGACTTTTTAGTGCGATCGCCACAACTACCACACAAAACTGATTCTATAGCCAAAAATGGAAATGAACAAGTTGCCCAATCCGTTATTAGCTATTTTCAATAATTATGCACCATCAACAATTACTCAGAATTTCCACTAAAGGCAAATCTCTATACAAAATTACATCCAAAATAGAGTCTATAGTTGCCGAATCTGGAGTAAAAACAGGACTATGTACTATATTTCTTCGTCATACTTCCGCAAGCTTGATAATTCAAGAAAATGCTGACCCGGACGTACTTCTAGATTTATCCAACTTTCTCGCCCAATTAGTCCCTGAATCTGCGCCTTACGTCCATAATGCCGAAGGTGCGGACGATATGCCAGCGCATATACGTACCGCTTTAACTCACACTTCCGAGCAAATTCCTATCGCTCAAAATAGATTAGTTTTAGGCACTTGGCAAGGAATTTACATTTGGGAACATCGAGAAAGAAGCCAACAAAGAGAACTTGTAGTTCACATTATGGGCGAGTAATTTTAGCTTCTGGCAATATTAGCATCGCATCGCCAAAGGAATAAAAACGGTACTTTGATGCGATCGCTTCTTTATACAAGTCTAACAATCTCTGTCGTCCAATTAACGCGCTAACTAGCATCAGTAAACTAGAACGGGGTAAGTGAAAGTTAGTAATTAACCCCTCCACCACCCGCCATTGATAGCCAGGATAGATAAACATATCGGTTTTGCCGCAAAAAGGCTCTAATTGCCCCGATGCTGCTGCCGCCCCTTCCAAAGCCCTTACAGCCGTTGTTCCTACAGCAATAATTCGTCCACCTTTAGCTTTGGTAGCGCGGATTTGTTCGACAGTTGCTTGAGAGACATCTATCCATTCGCCGTGCATTTGGTGGGTGGTTACGTCTTGCACTTCTACCGGGCGAAACGTACCTACACCAACGTGTAAGGTTATAAAAGCCGAGTTTATGCCGGAATCTGCTAGTTTTTGGATTAATTCGGGCGTAAAATGTAGTCCGGCGGTGGGAGATGCGATCGCGCCTAAGTTTTGAGCGTACACTGTTTGATATTCGTCATCATCCGCTTGGGAATTTGTAATATAGGGCGGTAATGGCATTTCCCCAAAAGAGTCTATAACCTGCAATAAAGATAAATTATTCGGGACATCAAACTTTAATAAACGTCCTCCTGTAGCTTTATCAATTTCGATTACCGTAGCTGTAAGAGTTTTTTCTTCTTTACCCTCAAATACAATCTGCACTCCTGGATGTAAGCGCTTTCCAGGTTTAACCAAAGCCAACCAAGTATTAAACTCTTTTTCTTCTAACAGCAAAACTTCTATAGCTGCACCGCTAGTTTTGCGCCCGTGAAGCCGTGCGGGAATCACCCGCGTATCGTTCATAACTAGCAAATCTCCTGGTTGTAGGAATGAAGGTAAATCGCTAAAAATGCAGTGCTTGTAAGTATTAGGAGAATCTATAACTAGCAACTTAGCGCTATCTCTGGGAAATGCTGGATTTTGGGCAATTTGTGCTGGGGGAAGTTGGTAATCATAACCAGCCAAAGAAGTATCTAAAAAATTTAGCGATTTTTCTGTATCTAAACTAAGATGAGAATCTTGAGCCATAATTTCAATAAGTATTCCTTTAGACATAAATAGCAAAAAGTTGGGTAGATATACCCAGGTAAAGTAGGCGTTACCCCCTAGTCATAGCGATCGCCGCTTTGTCACAATGGAAGTATAAGATTGACATATTTATAAAAGCAGTAATGGAATACATTTATTATCTTGCTAATGCTACCCTCACCTTGAGGATTGTCGAGCATCTGTATCGCAGACCGCAAATGCCCATTAGCTTTGTTAGTGTAATTCATCAAATTGATGGTTGGGTAGTTAAAATTAAAATGGCATCTCCCCTAGATTCGCGACAGGATGGAGATTTTAGAGCTTTTTTGCATGAATTGGGCATACCCTACGAGCCGCCCATGCGTCTAAACATGGCACTA from Synechocystis sp. PCC 7509 includes these protein-coding regions:
- a CDS encoding esterase-like activity of phytase family protein, whose protein sequence is MSNITQVLPLFKLIILSLLSITATTLTVMPSMASTIKNIDFLGEVTFSSDTQVKQTLLGGLSGITYDASKNVYYSISDDRSQNNPARFYTLTIELKQNSLGAVKFTDVTLLKNQDGQNFPAQSLDPEGIALTSKGILYISSEGDATATNLTNPFVNEFSITGEQLKALPVDDKYFPTAPQTSGIRTNLAFESLTITPSQNYLFTATENALVQDGAIATVSNGSPSRIVGYNTVTGKPAAEYLYFTDKVANPPITASGFNTNGLVDLLAIDDKHFLSLERSFSVGAGNTIKLYEVSLEGADNIRDINSLSAVDITNIKPAKKELLLDFDKLNITLDNIEGLTFGPDLPDGKRSLIVVSDNNFSSSQSTQVLAFSVEPVPEPEATAGLAALVVAGLVAKRKSKFFQRSSR
- a CDS encoding TM0106 family RecB-like putative nuclease — encoded protein: MLLNAEILLQYQRCKRRAFLDTNGDLNQRDPISDALHRVIQEKFAYQKFVLAQYNYSRPEYPKNDWEAGTKATLELMKQGVECIYKGVILAPHSENITLLSRPHLLIKQPGHSKFGDWFYISANIQLGKRPKLEYQIVAAYDAEMLAIAQSFDPPTALLILRRTDAYEVNLSKWIPQMHLSLEECISTLNSSEIPEVFISRQKCNFCGWLPQCYAQAKATEHLSLLPGVTPSRYSDLQTIDLVTLEALAKANPDEIDILPSFEGKSAQQLVLQAQSATLNSPIILPFGNAYEIQQTLPTPTSQTVLRDLLQSKYLPPNPESLIAPIELYFDIEAQPDLNLDYLLGVLVCDRIANTEKYYAFLAESQAEEEKVWQQFLDLVEQYPQAPIFHFCPYEVDTVKRLGKLYCTPNEQISVLLARFIDIYEQVAHTVVLPTESYALKTLARWLGFEWRNLEANGSQSILWYDKWLETGDRTLLDAIVQYNEDDCLATRHLKDWFVSFLQNS
- a CDS encoding aminotransferase class V-fold PLP-dependent enzyme; the protein is MSISTSNSQLELHRQQFPALANKTYFNYGGQGPIPQSAIEATNNAQEYIQTYGPFSTKVNSWIAQEVEETRKAIALELNTTSDTITLTEDVTVGCNIALWGIDWQKGDRILLTDCEHPGIIATVREIGRRFGVKIDTCPIMATLNQGDPVQVIEQHLLPRTRLVVLSHLLWNTGQVLPLDKIVKVCKAANVRILADAAQSVGSLPLNLTELGVDFYAFTGHKWWCGAAGVGGLYVHPEARESLQPTFIGWRGILMDSKGNPTGWQPDGRRYEVATSAYGQYAGLRAAIATHQKWGSAEERYQQICDLSKYLWQKLTQIPEIKCLKASPPEAGLVSFQVSNNRQLVEFLEAQNIMTRILLDPDCVRACVHYLTLTSEIDRLVAGIESFVSNI
- a CDS encoding secondary thiamine-phosphate synthase enzyme YjbQ, which translates into the protein MHHQQLLRISTKGKSLYKITSKIESIVAESGVKTGLCTIFLRHTSASLIIQENADPDVLLDLSNFLAQLVPESAPYVHNAEGADDMPAHIRTALTHTSEQIPIAQNRLVLGTWQGIYIWEHRERSQQRELVVHIMGE
- the queA gene encoding tRNA preQ1(34) S-adenosylmethionine ribosyltransferase-isomerase QueA; the protein is MAQDSHLSLDTEKSLNFLDTSLAGYDYQLPPAQIAQNPAFPRDSAKLLVIDSPNTYKHCIFSDLPSFLQPGDLLVMNDTRVIPARLHGRKTSGAAIEVLLLEEKEFNTWLALVKPGKRLHPGVQIVFEGKEEKTLTATVIEIDKATGGRLLKFDVPNNLSLLQVIDSFGEMPLPPYITNSQADDDEYQTVYAQNLGAIASPTAGLHFTPELIQKLADSGINSAFITLHVGVGTFRPVEVQDVTTHQMHGEWIDVSQATVEQIRATKAKGGRIIAVGTTAVRALEGAAAASGQLEPFCGKTDMFIYPGYQWRVVEGLITNFHLPRSSLLMLVSALIGRQRLLDLYKEAIASKYRFYSFGDAMLILPEAKITRP